In Thiohalophilus sp., the sequence ACTTGGACAGCTCCATCTTCAGCGGGTTGGAATGATGGTCCTCGGCGGTGCCGATCATCACGAACAGTTTGGCACGTTCCAGATCCGGGCCCCCGAATTCCCAGAAGGAACCGCCGATGGTGTAGATCATGCCCGCAGCCATGTTGACCGAGCAAAAACCGCCATGGGCCGCGTAGTTGGGCGTGCCGTACTGTTTGGCGAACAACCCGGTCAGCGCCTGCATCTGATCGCGGCCGGTGAACAGCGCGAATTTTTTCGGATCGGTGGCGCGGATGTTGCCCAGGCGCTCCTCGAGCAGGTCGAAGGCCTGATCCCAGCTGATCTCCTCGAACTGCGCATCACCGCGGTCGGCGCCGGGCTTGCGCATCAGCGGCTTGGTCAGCCGCGCCGGGGAGTACTGTTTCATAATCCCCGAGGAGCCCTTGGCACAGATGATGCCCTTGTTCAGCGGATGATCGGGATTGCCCTGGATATAGCGCACCTCCCCGTCACGCACGGTCACGCGAATGCCGCAGCGGCAGGCACACATATAACAGGTGGTGTTCTTGGTTTCAGTGCGCCCTTCGGGCTTCTGAATCGGGTCATGTATCACTGCCATCGTCAAACCTAGCCTTTTAAATGGGGTGCGCGATTATAGGGGGGCTCCACGCACGGTGACTAATCAGGGTTATTAAAAGGATTATAAAATCATTATATACTAAATTAATTATGGATTAACCGTACCCAGACGGAGATAGTGACCGGGCCTGCCCCCTACCCGAAGAGAGATAGCAATCCCCCGACTAAGCATCTGTTTTTGTGGGAATTTTAAGCTTACAGGTGAGGTCGCGCCAACTATAGCTGATCGAGGGCAAATTTAAACCCCGATCACGCGGGTTCGCAGAAATAAAATTTACTTATATTTAGATCGGGTATAAGTCTCCCTGAAGCGGCGTGTTCCTGGACGGTTGTTCATTCCTTGTGGCGCGAAATAGCCGCGAGCCCTTCGCAACCCGCCGCTTCCGGGGCGCCAGTCACGGAATAAATGTTCCAAATACCCGAAACGTGTATTTATATAAGGTATCGCCATGCCTGCCCGGATGCCCTGGAATAAATCCCTGTGTGACCGAGACATCCAGGCTGTGTCGCCTGGTCTGTATCAGCTTGTTGGCAATAAGTCTCTCTTTTAACTAGACTTTTGGCTAATGTGAATTTTGTTGCCAGTCATGGCAGAATGGAAAACAAATTTCGCCGCATTGCCCAGGCCACTTGTCATCGCCGTTTCTACCCGGCACCTGGTTGTAGCGAAGATAATGGATACTTCATTGAATTCTTCTGAACCAACAAGCCGTTTTACCCGTTCGATCGGGCGTCTGTCGCTGGTTGGCACCCGGGCTGCGCGTCTTGTGCAGGGACAAATACGGGGGGCTGTATTGTGTTTGCTGGTGTGTATGCCCTCCCTTTCCTTTGCCCTTGATTTGCAGGCGGATACAGATGTCGCCACGGCCGGGTACTATCAACTCAAATGGCAAGGCGTCGCTGACAACGTCAATGTCGAGATTCAGGAAGCCGATAACGCCCGGTTTCGAAATGCAGAAACCCTTTACCAGGGCCGGGATCGGGCGAGAGTGGTCACCGGGCGTTCCGATGGCACTTATTATTATCGCGCCCGGCGGGTTGATGTGAACGGTTCGACCGGAGCCTGGTCTGACATCGTCAAGGTACAGGTCGAACATCATCCCCTGTCACGGGCTTTCGGATTTTTCACCGTCGGTGCGATTGTCTTTTTATCGATCCTGATCGCGATTCTGATCGGCAATCGACGCTATCACAGCAAGGAGTCACAGTGACATTATCAATCAATATCAAACGCTTGCAGGAAGATATCGATACACTGGCGGCTATCGGCCGTCACGAGGACCATGGTCTGTATCGCATGGCGTTTAGCGATGCTGATATGGAAGGCCGCGCCTGGTTCAAACAACAACTGGAAGAGGCCGGGCTGGAAGTGTATGAAGACGGTGCCGCCAATATTCATGGCCGGCTCAACTGGAACGAGGATACCCCGGCAGTCGTGACCGGTTCGCATCTGGATACGGTCCCCGCTGCCGGTCATCTGGACGGGGCGCTGGGTGTGCTGATCGGACTGGAGTGTCTGCGCACTATCAAGGAACAGAATCTGCCGTTGCGCTATCCGATGGAAGTGATCTCGTTTACTGATGAAGAGGGCCGTTTCGGCGGCATGGTCGGCTCGCAATCGATCGCCGGCCAGCTAACACCCGAATCGATTCATCAGGCGATCGATCTGGATGGCATATCACTGGCCGAGGCAATGCAGGAACGCGGCTATGATGCGATGCACGCCCTGCATGCCCGCTATCGCCCGGAGGCCATCCATGCCTTTGTGGAGCTGCATATCGAACAGGGCCCGATACTGGATCAGATGGGGCTGAGCGTGGGCGTGGTGGATGCCATCGCCGGCCTGTTCAAGTGGGAGGTGAGCCTGATCGGGACCGCCAACCATGCCGGCACGACGCCGATGCACATGCGCAACGACGCCTTTCAGGGGCTGGCGGAATTTTCCAGTGAGATTCAACGTATCCTGGAAGAGAATGGCTCGGCACGCAGCGTGGCCACCATCGGGCGCGTGGATATCAAGCCGGGGGCACCCAACGTGGTACCGGGGCGGGTCGATTTTTCCCTGGAGGCGCGCGATACCGACGAGCATACCCTCGAGGATCTGCAGCACGCCTTTCGCAAGGCGTTGTCGGCCATCGCCCGGCGACGTGATCTGATGTTCGAGTTCAAGATTCTCAGCGAGATCCCCCCGGTCAAGTGCGATCTGGGTCTGGTCAATGATCTGGAAGCGGTGGCCAAACAGTTGAAACATGAGCCGCTGGTCATGGCCAGCGGCGCCGCCCACGATACCCAGATGATGGCCCGCATCGCCCGTGCCGCGATGGTCTTTGTGCCCAGCAAGGGCGGACGCAGCCATTCGGCGGCCGAGTGGACCGAGCTGGTGGATATCGAGCGCGGCGCCAATGTTATGCTCAATGCTCTGTATAAAATTGCCGGAGAACAAGCCGCATGACCGATGAGACGTTTGATCTGAGTGAAGATCTGGATCTGAATCCGGAGTTTCTGGATGTCGATCCCCTTGAAGAAAAATATCGTGCCTCGATTACGCCGGTACAGGCGATTCAGCAATCGCTGGAGGAACACCATACCGCGCTGCTGGTGATCGATTTGCAATATCTGGATGCCGCACGGGGTTACGGTGTTTTCGAAAATGTCGACCGGGAACAGATGCCGCACGAGGCCGAAGAGTTTTATTTCGATTCGCTGGAGAATACGGTGCTGCCCAACGTGCGGCGCCTGCAGGATACCTTTCGTGCCAACAAACTGGAAGTGATCCATATTCGTATCCAGTCCCTGACCCGGGACGGGCGGGATCGCAGCCCCGGGCACAAGCGCCTTGGCTTGCATGCCGCGCCCGGTTCCAGGGAGGCGGAGTTCATTCCCGAAGTGGCGCCGGTGGGGGATGAGATCGTGATCAACAAGAGCGCCAGCGGCGTCTTCAATGCCACCAACCTGGAATATGTGCTGCGCAACATGGGCGTTACCGGCCTGTTTGTCTGCGGCGTCTATACCAATGAGTGTGTTTCCACCACCATTCGCGATGCCAGTGACCTCGGATTTTACACGACCCTGATCGCGGATGGCTGTACTACCGTTACGCCCGAATTACATACGGCGACGATTCGCACGGTCAAGGATCGCTATTCCCGGGTCATGACCACCGATGATGCCATCAAGGAGATCAACAAGGTCGTGGCATGAATAGCGTCAACTCCGCGATTCTCGACGCCAATGTCGGCTGGCTGATCCTGGCCATTTTCAGTGTGGTCTGGATCTGGCTGGGCTGGTTCTGGGGTCGCAAGAACAAGGAGCTGGATGATTACATGCTGGCCGGCCGGCGCGTGGGCATGGCCCTGGGTACCGCCACGGCCATGGCCACCTGGGTCACCAGCAACACCACCATGGTCGCGCCCCAGTTTGCCCTGCAACTGGGGCTGTGGGGCATGCTGGGTTATTCGCTGGGCTCGGTGGGGCTGATGTTGTTCGCGCCACTGGCGCGGCGTATTCGCCAGCTGCTGCCGTTCGGTTATACCAGCGGGGATTTTATCCGCCTGCGCTACGGTGTCTGGACCTGGCGTGTGTTTCTGGTTATCTCACTCTGTTATGCCATCGGCTGGCTGATCAGTCTGGGTATGGCCGGCGGCGTGCTGATTCATGCCCTGACCGGGATCGATTACCAGCTTGGAATGACGGTCATACTGACCATCTGTGTGTTGTATACCCTGCTCGGGGGGTTACGCGCGGTCATCGGCACCGACTTTATCCAGACCCTGCTGATCATCGGCGGCGTCGTGACCCTGGCGATCCTGACGATCAACGAGGTGGGTTTCGACCGGATGCACACCAGCCTGCTGGAAGATCGTCCGGAATTACTGAATCTGCTGATGCCGGCCGCGGTCATGTTCCTGTTCAACAATCTGCTGTTCGGCATCGGCGAAATTTTCCACTCCAATGTCTGGTGGTCCCGCGCCTTTGCCTTTCGCAAGGATGTGGGCTTTCGGGCCTATTTGCTGGCGGGCATTATCTGGGTGCCGATCCCGATCGTGGCCGGCTTTATCGCTCTGGCAGCGCCGGCGCTGGGACTGAACGTGCCGGCCGCAGACATGGTCGGGCCTATGGTCGCCGCCGAACTGCTGGGCTTTGGCGGCGCCGTGCTGGTCTTTATTATTGTGTTCTCGGCACTGGCTTCGAGTCTCGACTCGTTGCTGGCCGCGACCAGCGATCTGGTCCTGACCGATATCTACAAGGGCCATATCAATCCCCGGGCCAGCGATGAGCGCCTGCGGACGATGGCCAAACGGATCGTGATTCTGCTGGGGGTGGTCACCTGGTTGATCTGCCTGCCGCGCATTTCCACCCTGGGCAGTCTGCTGCAATATCTGGGCGCCTTTGTTGCCAGTGCTATCTGGCCCGTTGTTGCCGGGCTATACTGGAAACGGGCCAACGCCACAGGGGCCTTGCTGGCCATGGTACTGGGCACCGCCTGCGGTACCTGGGCCTATTTTGGCATCGGCTTTTACGTGGCGGCACTGGTGTCGGCGGCGGTGTCCATGGTGACGGTCTTTATCAGCATGGCGTTATCGCAAACCGAATTTGAATGGGAACAACTGAAACAGAGCGAGGAGGGCAGCGCAACATGACCGCCAGTGCCGGATTTCTCGCCTTTATCGTAACGGCCGCGGTGGCAGTCTCCGCGCTCACGCCGTTGATTCTGATTTATTTATGGATAAGAGACTGGATAAAACAACAGTTATGGTAGACAAAACACATCCCAAGCTCGACGAGCGCATCGAACCCGCCAACTGGACCGATGGGCTGGATATGCCCATGTCTCTGATGGAGCAGATTCCGGAGGATCCGGCCGCCCTGGCCGATCTGGCCAATCGCTCGGTGGTCTCCGGCAAACAGTTTACCCGTGGGCAGGCGACCCAGCTGTGTCGGCTGGCGGCCAAGTTCGAAACCACCCAGACCATGGGCCAGTTTCCACTCACGGGCAAAATCCTGATCAGTGCATTTTATGAGCCGAGTACCCGGACCCGGCTCTCCTTCGAAAGCGTCTGGCACCGCCTTGGCGGCGACGTGATCTCCATCACCGATCCGTCGACCACCGGCGTGGCCAAGGGCGAGTCGTTACACGATGTGGCCGAAATGATGAGCCACTATGGCGATGTGGTGGTCCTGCGTGATTCCAACGAGGAAGCCATCTACGAGATGCTCGATGTCCTGCGCATTCCCATCATCAATGCCGGTAACGGCACCGATGAGCATCCGACCCAGGCGCTGGCGGATATCTACGCGATTGCCAAGTGGCGGCCGGAATTCCTGATGGACAATCCGCCGGCGGACAAGAAAATTCGCGTCTGTGTAATCGGCGTACCGGGTCGCATGCGCACCGTGCGCAGCCTGTTGTCTTTTCTGGCGCTGTTCAGCCCGGCGATCAAGGAAGTGGTGATCATCTGCAATTCTGAAGAGCCCTTCTCCAGCGGGCAGAAGGAGGAACTGGAGGAAGCCGGGCTCAAGTTGCGCGTGACCGCCGATCTTGACGCCCAGCTACCGGATACGGATGTGGTGTATATCAATGCCATCGCCTGGGTCGGTGACAGCTATGAAGAGCTGGGTACCGAATACCGGCTGGACAGTCACTCACCGTTAAAAGAAGGATCGATCATCCTGCACCCGCTGGCGCGCGGCGAAGAGCTGGCAACCGATCTGGATAACACCCCGCACAACTGGTACTTCGCCCAGGCACGTGGCGCCGTCTATGTACGCATGGCGATTATGAACAGCCTGGTGCGATTCTAGGCGCGAGGTGCGTAGAGGCGTAGGTCAGGTTCCGCGCAGCGCTACCTGACATTCTCCGTATCGGCGGGGGTGTCACGCAGGCTGACGCCAGCGTGACCTACATGACTGTAAGGTTCTAGATACTAAGTGCGAGGGTGTAAGGCAGCGAGTGTGACACATCGTAACGA encodes:
- a CDS encoding Zn-dependent hydrolase, whose product is MTLSINIKRLQEDIDTLAAIGRHEDHGLYRMAFSDADMEGRAWFKQQLEEAGLEVYEDGAANIHGRLNWNEDTPAVVTGSHLDTVPAAGHLDGALGVLIGLECLRTIKEQNLPLRYPMEVISFTDEEGRFGGMVGSQSIAGQLTPESIHQAIDLDGISLAEAMQERGYDAMHALHARYRPEAIHAFVELHIEQGPILDQMGLSVGVVDAIAGLFKWEVSLIGTANHAGTTPMHMRNDAFQGLAEFSSEIQRILEENGSARSVATIGRVDIKPGAPNVVPGRVDFSLEARDTDEHTLEDLQHAFRKALSAIARRRDLMFEFKILSEIPPVKCDLGLVNDLEAVAKQLKHEPLVMASGAAHDTQMMARIARAAMVFVPSKGGRSHSAAEWTELVDIERGANVMLNALYKIAGEQAA
- a CDS encoding isochorismatase family cysteine hydrolase is translated as MTDETFDLSEDLDLNPEFLDVDPLEEKYRASITPVQAIQQSLEEHHTALLVIDLQYLDAARGYGVFENVDREQMPHEAEEFYFDSLENTVLPNVRRLQDTFRANKLEVIHIRIQSLTRDGRDRSPGHKRLGLHAAPGSREAEFIPEVAPVGDEIVINKSASGVFNATNLEYVLRNMGVTGLFVCGVYTNECVSTTIRDASDLGFYTTLIADGCTTVTPELHTATIRTVKDRYSRVMTTDDAIKEINKVVA
- a CDS encoding sodium:solute symporter family protein, which encodes MNSVNSAILDANVGWLILAIFSVVWIWLGWFWGRKNKELDDYMLAGRRVGMALGTATAMATWVTSNTTMVAPQFALQLGLWGMLGYSLGSVGLMLFAPLARRIRQLLPFGYTSGDFIRLRYGVWTWRVFLVISLCYAIGWLISLGMAGGVLIHALTGIDYQLGMTVILTICVLYTLLGGLRAVIGTDFIQTLLIIGGVVTLAILTINEVGFDRMHTSLLEDRPELLNLLMPAAVMFLFNNLLFGIGEIFHSNVWWSRAFAFRKDVGFRAYLLAGIIWVPIPIVAGFIALAAPALGLNVPAADMVGPMVAAELLGFGGAVLVFIIVFSALASSLDSLLAATSDLVLTDIYKGHINPRASDERLRTMAKRIVILLGVVTWLICLPRISTLGSLLQYLGAFVASAIWPVVAGLYWKRANATGALLAMVLGTACGTWAYFGIGFYVAALVSAAVSMVTVFISMALSQTEFEWEQLKQSEEGSAT